In Thermoanaerobaculia bacterium, one genomic interval encodes:
- a CDS encoding DUF2383 domain-containing protein has product MAETMTRTAVDQLNSLLRGEISAAETYRIAIEKVEPGRATELASLREISREHGEHAQKLREEIRRLGGEADDASGAWGAWAKTVQGVSSLFGDASALKALKEGEEHGLKDYQDAVDELDASCRQLIVETMIPAQQRHIDILDAMIDRS; this is encoded by the coding sequence ATGGCCGAGACCATGACCCGAACGGCGGTCGATCAACTGAACTCTCTGCTTCGCGGCGAAATCTCGGCCGCGGAGACGTATCGGATCGCGATCGAAAAGGTCGAACCGGGGCGCGCGACCGAGCTCGCGAGCCTGCGCGAGATCTCCCGCGAGCACGGCGAGCACGCGCAGAAGCTCCGCGAGGAGATCCGGAGGCTCGGGGGCGAAGCCGACGATGCGTCCGGCGCGTGGGGAGCGTGGGCGAAAACCGTCCAGGGGGTCTCCTCCCTGTTCGGCGATGCCTCCGCGCTGAAGGCGCTGAAGGAGGGGGAGGAGCACGGGCTCAAGGACTACCAGGACGCCGTCGACGAGCTCGACGCGTCCTGCCGACAGCTGATCGTCGAGACGATGATCCCCGCGCAGCAGCGTCACATCGACATTCTCGACGCGATGATCGACCGGTCATGA